From the genome of Bosea sp. Tri-49, one region includes:
- a CDS encoding ArsR/SmtB family transcription factor, with translation MKQLFHPEIEDVLPADVFAALGDPIRLGILVSLADCDEIDKARCGAFTELASPSLLSYHFAKLREAGMTRSRAEGTVRFLSIRREEFNRRFPGLLDSVIETARRDPSVPRIKLDV, from the coding sequence ATGAAGCAGCTTTTCCATCCCGAGATCGAGGACGTCCTCCCGGCTGACGTTTTCGCGGCGCTGGGCGATCCGATCAGGCTCGGCATCCTGGTTTCGCTCGCCGATTGCGACGAGATCGACAAGGCGCGCTGCGGCGCCTTCACCGAGCTCGCCTCGCCCTCGCTGCTCTCCTACCATTTCGCCAAATTGCGCGAGGCGGGGATGACCCGCTCGCGGGCGGAGGGGACGGTGCGCTTCCTCAGCATCCGCCGCGAGGAGTTCAACCGGCGCTTCCCCGGCCTGCTCGACAGCGTGATCGAGACGGCGCGGCGCGACCCGTCGGTACCGCGGATCAAGCTCGACGTCTGA
- a CDS encoding amidohydrolase family protein yields MIEIDLLVRAEFLYPVSPGMPVIPDGEVAIAGGRILHAGPRRPEGHWAPARTIGGSGRAVLPGFVNCHSHAASLVFRSQTDDHAAKAALLEVAFRMEKDISEDEWALLAEAGCADVLQSGITTINDIWYAPHRLAGTVEACGLRAQIAHKVFDVRLHELWRGDYTHHSDIGEERLRDGVAFAERWHGAANGRITARIGTHATDTCSADLLKAARAEANRLGIGMHIHAAQSVSEVEQIMAAHGCGPVEFLRDVGMLGPDVVLAHLVFAGAGDLDAVQQSGAAYAHCPTIYPRRGRYPPLEDIMARGIPTGFATDWMLNDPFEGMRNALNAMRLRLGSPTALSCAQALELHTIGAARVMGLEGEIGSLETGKKADLIMVDIDRPHLQPFYGDYAALVYYARASDVVTSIVDGAIVVEDGRPTRLDRERTMARIREHVPGWRGRLAALGSRAVFGPGCPCCG; encoded by the coding sequence ATGATCGAGATCGACCTCCTGGTGCGCGCCGAATTCCTCTATCCGGTCAGCCCTGGCATGCCGGTGATCCCGGATGGCGAGGTCGCGATCGCCGGCGGGCGCATCCTCCATGCCGGCCCGCGCCGGCCGGAGGGACATTGGGCGCCGGCCCGCACGATTGGCGGCTCCGGACGGGCGGTCCTCCCCGGCTTCGTTAACTGCCATTCGCATGCAGCATCACTGGTCTTCCGCAGCCAGACTGACGACCACGCCGCCAAGGCGGCGCTGCTCGAAGTCGCCTTCAGGATGGAAAAGGACATCTCGGAGGACGAGTGGGCGCTGCTGGCGGAAGCCGGTTGCGCCGACGTGCTCCAGTCCGGCATCACCACCATCAACGACATCTGGTACGCGCCGCACCGGCTCGCCGGGACGGTTGAGGCCTGCGGGCTGCGCGCCCAGATCGCCCACAAGGTCTTCGATGTCCGCCTGCACGAACTCTGGCGCGGCGACTACACGCACCATTCTGATATCGGCGAGGAACGCCTGCGCGACGGCGTCGCCTTCGCCGAGCGCTGGCACGGCGCCGCCAATGGCCGCATCACCGCACGCATCGGCACGCACGCCACCGACACCTGCTCGGCCGACCTGCTGAAGGCTGCTCGTGCCGAAGCCAACCGGCTCGGCATCGGCATGCATATCCACGCCGCCCAGAGCGTCTCCGAAGTCGAGCAGATCATGGCGGCCCATGGCTGCGGCCCGGTCGAGTTCCTGCGCGACGTCGGCATGCTCGGCCCGGATGTCGTGCTGGCCCATCTCGTCTTCGCGGGCGCGGGCGATCTCGACGCCGTCCAGCAGAGCGGCGCGGCCTATGCGCATTGCCCGACGATCTATCCGCGCCGCGGCCGCTATCCGCCGCTCGAAGACATCATGGCACGCGGTATCCCGACCGGCTTCGCCACCGACTGGATGCTGAACGACCCGTTCGAGGGCATGCGCAACGCCCTCAATGCCATGCGGCTGCGCCTGGGAAGCCCAACCGCCCTCTCCTGCGCGCAGGCGCTGGAGCTGCACACGATCGGCGCTGCCCGGGTCATGGGCCTTGAGGGCGAGATCGGCTCGCTGGAGACTGGGAAAAAGGCCGACCTGATCATGGTCGACATCGACCGCCCGCACCTCCAGCCCTTTTACGGCGACTACGCCGCGCTGGTCTATTACGCCCGGGCGAGCGACGTGGTGACGAGCATCGTCGACGGGGCGATCGTGGTCGAGGATGGCCGCCCGACCCGTCTCGACCGCGAGCGGACGATGGCGCGCATCAGGGAGCACGTTCCCGGCTGGCGCGGAAGGCTGGCCGCGCTCGGCAGCCGGGCGGTGTTCGGGCCGGGATGCCCCTGCTGCGGCTGA